The Xanthocytophaga agilis genome window below encodes:
- a CDS encoding NADH-quinone oxidoreductase subunit C translates to MTHQEIIEDLTGRYGDNIFDIHEPYGLLTLTTKRENIIDLLQYLYNHKTLQIQFLTDLCGIHYPDNIGNELGVIYHVHSLINNIRIRIKVFFPLTDPEIPTATGLYATANWMERETYDFFGIIFKGHPNLKRILNVDEMDYFPMRKEYPLEDQTRRDKQDFHFGR, encoded by the coding sequence ATGACCCATCAGGAAATCATAGAAGATTTAACTGGACGCTATGGCGATAATATCTTTGATATTCACGAGCCGTATGGTTTGCTTACGCTGACAACCAAACGTGAAAATATCATAGACCTGCTCCAGTATTTATATAATCATAAGACATTGCAAATTCAGTTTCTGACTGATCTTTGTGGTATTCATTATCCGGACAATATCGGGAATGAGTTGGGCGTTATTTATCACGTACACAGCCTGATCAACAATATCCGCATCCGCATTAAAGTATTCTTTCCTCTCACAGATCCTGAAATTCCAACAGCAACAGGTTTGTATGCTACAGCCAACTGGATGGAACGCGAAACATATGATTTCTTCGGAATTATTTTCAAAGGCCATCCTAATCTGAAACGAATCCTGAATGTAGACGAAATGGATTACTTTCCTATGCGAAAAGAATATCCGCTGGAAGATCAAACCCGTCGTGACAAACAGGATTTTCATTTTGGAAGATAG
- the secDF gene encoding protein translocase subunit SecDF: protein MQNRGLIIFLTIAFSAVSLYYLSFTFVSRQIEQKAVDFATVDGKVNVSRKQAYLDSIWNEKVFLWSTYKEVKEQEVKLGLDLKGGMHVTMEVSAAEVVRILAGNSPDPNFQKALQLAQKEQMTKQGNFVDFFYDNFKKLSPNTQLASFFANSSNQSSIKFNSSDRDVVNYIKGELEKTIDLSFEVLRRRIDAYGAVQPNIQRLQGTNRIQIELPGVDDPKRVRKLLQGVAKLEFYQVWEMQDFYPYFIQLNDYLVKQENAKKDLQKSDSVLAKLDAKTNPGKTDTTGNSLADQLAKGKGGDSAQAASKVNESSTLTKLFTITQGGLLVNVKDTVKVNALLSRPDVRTLFPQNLTFMYDSKPAEADAKGTQLIALNAIKKGRNQSALLSGEVISSARSNIDPVTGKPEVSMQMNAAGGRNWARITAQNIGKRIAIVLDNVVYSAPQVQGEIPGGSSSISGNFTIEEAKDLANILVAGKMPVPTRIVEEEVVGPTLGQEAINKGMLSIFGGLLVIILFMVGYYSSSGWVANIAVFLNILMILGVLVQFDAVLTLPGIAGIVLTIGMAVDANVLINERVKDELRAGQPLLAATTEGYRAASVSILDANITTLLAGFVLLWFGVGPVKGFAFTLVAGIFTSLFTSVLVTRLLIDSRLRKGKSFNFFTSFSKNLFKNVNYDFVSKRKIAYIVSAVIIGAGIVSMFVRGFDYGVDFKGGWTYVVQFDKAVTSGEVDNLLESVLPNAQTEVKAYGGTNSLQITTTYLIEDPSENIADKVEATVKQGLDKLNSKYTILSTAKVGPTVATDIKQSSIYSIIIAMGAIFAYIWIRFRKWQYAMGATIALIHDTLIILTVYTLFKGILPFSLDIDQNFIAAVLTIVGFSVNDTVVVFDRVRETFEHNKGESPAKVVNQALNETFSRTVITSVTVVVVVIILLLFGGETIRGLSFALLIGVITGFYSTIYIALPFVVDAYRDNKDTKEKELLVK, encoded by the coding sequence ATGCAAAATAGAGGTCTCATTATTTTCTTAACCATAGCTTTTTCGGCTGTGAGTTTGTATTACCTGTCCTTTACCTTTGTCTCGCGTCAGATAGAGCAGAAAGCAGTAGATTTTGCTACTGTAGATGGAAAAGTAAATGTTTCCCGTAAGCAGGCTTATCTGGATTCCATCTGGAATGAGAAGGTTTTTCTCTGGTCTACCTACAAAGAAGTAAAAGAACAGGAAGTGAAATTAGGTCTGGATTTAAAAGGTGGCATGCACGTAACTATGGAAGTGTCTGCTGCTGAAGTAGTCCGTATTCTGGCTGGTAACTCACCTGATCCAAATTTTCAAAAAGCACTGCAATTGGCTCAGAAAGAGCAGATGACTAAGCAGGGTAATTTTGTGGATTTCTTCTATGATAATTTCAAGAAGTTATCTCCTAATACACAACTAGCATCATTCTTTGCAAACAGTTCTAACCAGAGCTCTATCAAATTTAATTCTTCAGATAGAGATGTGGTTAACTATATAAAGGGTGAACTGGAAAAGACTATTGATTTGTCTTTTGAAGTACTACGTCGTCGGATTGATGCGTATGGTGCTGTCCAGCCTAACATTCAGCGTTTACAAGGTACAAACCGCATTCAGATTGAGCTTCCGGGAGTTGATGATCCTAAGCGTGTCCGTAAATTATTGCAAGGAGTAGCAAAGCTGGAGTTTTATCAGGTATGGGAAATGCAGGATTTCTATCCATACTTTATTCAGTTAAATGATTATTTGGTGAAACAGGAAAATGCTAAGAAAGATCTTCAAAAATCAGATAGCGTATTGGCAAAACTGGATGCAAAAACAAATCCCGGTAAAACAGATACTACTGGTAATTCGCTGGCAGATCAGTTGGCCAAAGGAAAAGGTGGCGATTCTGCACAGGCTGCTTCCAAAGTAAATGAAAGCTCTACATTAACCAAATTATTTACTATCACACAAGGTGGTTTACTTGTTAATGTAAAAGATACTGTAAAAGTAAATGCATTATTATCTCGTCCGGATGTACGTACTCTGTTTCCTCAGAACCTGACATTTATGTACGATAGTAAACCTGCTGAAGCAGATGCAAAGGGGACACAGCTGATCGCTTTGAATGCCATTAAAAAAGGACGTAATCAGTCAGCTTTGTTAAGTGGTGAAGTGATTTCTTCTGCGCGTTCTAATATTGATCCTGTAACAGGAAAGCCTGAAGTTTCTATGCAAATGAATGCTGCGGGTGGAAGAAACTGGGCTCGTATTACTGCACAAAATATTGGTAAAAGAATTGCGATTGTACTTGATAATGTAGTTTATTCTGCTCCACAAGTACAAGGTGAAATTCCGGGTGGAAGTTCTTCCATCTCAGGTAACTTTACCATAGAAGAAGCAAAAGACTTGGCAAATATACTGGTAGCTGGTAAAATGCCGGTACCTACACGTATTGTGGAAGAAGAAGTAGTTGGACCAACTCTGGGACAGGAAGCTATTAACAAAGGGATGCTTTCTATTTTTGGTGGTCTCTTGGTTATTATTCTGTTTATGGTTGGCTATTACAGCTCTTCTGGTTGGGTAGCTAATATTGCCGTTTTCCTGAATATCTTGATGATCTTAGGTGTATTGGTACAGTTTGATGCGGTATTGACTTTACCAGGTATTGCAGGTATTGTATTAACAATTGGTATGGCGGTAGATGCAAACGTATTGATTAACGAACGTGTGAAGGATGAATTACGTGCCGGACAGCCATTGTTAGCTGCTACAACTGAAGGTTATCGTGCTGCTTCTGTTTCCATTCTGGATGCAAACATTACTACCTTATTAGCGGGTTTTGTATTGTTGTGGTTTGGGGTTGGTCCTGTTAAAGGTTTCGCCTTTACACTGGTTGCAGGTATCTTTACTTCCTTGTTTACATCTGTTCTTGTTACACGTCTGCTAATTGATAGTCGTTTACGTAAAGGAAAATCATTTAACTTCTTTACTTCTTTCTCTAAGAATTTGTTCAAGAATGTTAACTATGATTTCGTTTCCAAACGTAAAATTGCTTACATAGTTTCTGCTGTTATTATTGGAGCAGGTATTGTTTCCATGTTTGTACGTGGATTTGATTATGGTGTTGATTTTAAAGGTGGCTGGACATATGTAGTACAGTTTGATAAAGCTGTAACTAGTGGCGAAGTTGATAATTTATTGGAATCTGTATTACCAAATGCACAAACAGAAGTGAAAGCATATGGTGGAACTAACTCTTTACAGATAACAACTACTTATCTGATTGAAGATCCTTCAGAAAATATTGCAGATAAAGTAGAAGCAACTGTGAAGCAAGGATTAGACAAACTGAATAGTAAGTATACTATTTTAAGTACGGCTAAGGTTGGGCCTACCGTGGCTACAGATATTAAGCAATCTTCTATCTATTCCATTATCATTGCAATGGGAGCAATCTTTGCTTATATCTGGATTCGATTCCGTAAATGGCAATATGCAATGGGTGCCACAATTGCGTTGATTCACGATACATTGATCATTCTAACTGTATATACTTTGTTTAAAGGAATTCTTCCTTTTTCACTGGATATTGACCAGAACTTTATTGCTGCTGTATTAACGATTGTCGGTTTCTCTGTAAACGATACTGTTGTTGTATTTGACCGGGTTCGCGAAACGTTTGAACACAATAAAGGCGAATCTCCTGCCAAAGTAGTAAATCAGGCTTTGAATGAGACTTTCTCGCGTACAGTAATTACTTCAGTAACTGTAGTTGTAGTGGTAATTATTCTGTTACTATTTGGTGGTGAAACAATTCGTGGATTGTCATTCGCTCTATTAATTGGTGTAATCACAGGTTTCTATTCTACTATTTATATCGCCTTGCCATTTGTGGTAGATGCATATCGTGATAATAAGGATACTAAGGAAAAAGAATTGCTTGTGAAATAA
- a CDS encoding NADH-quinone oxidoreductase subunit A: protein MNHTYLPSDYLPILIQLGAAIGFVVMTMILTHRLGPKRRSKVKDDTWECGIESQGDARAPISIKYFLTAILFVLFDVEIIFMYPWAVNFGKEKLGWAGYWEMLLFMGLLLIGFYYVIKKGVLKWEQ, encoded by the coding sequence ATGAATCATACCTATTTGCCTTCTGATTATTTGCCAATACTAATCCAATTGGGAGCAGCTATTGGTTTTGTAGTAATGACTATGATTTTAACCCATCGGTTAGGTCCAAAACGTCGTAGTAAGGTTAAAGATGACACATGGGAATGTGGTATTGAATCACAGGGAGATGCCCGTGCACCTATTTCTATAAAGTATTTTCTTACAGCAATTTTATTTGTCTTATTTGATGTTGAGATCATCTTTATGTATCCATGGGCAGTAAATTTCGGGAAAGAAAAATTAGGTTGGGCAGGTTATTGGGAGATGCTTTTGTTTATGGGCTTGCTTTTGATAGGCTTCTACTATGTAATAAAAAAAGGAGTCTTAAAGTGGGAACAATAA
- a CDS encoding NADH-quinone oxidoreductase subunit D has protein sequence MSQIQVTGNQIQAPENQPLLQQNPETPKYVNELTTLNLGPTHPATHGIFQNVLTMDGEKIVSGVPTIGYIHRAFEKIAEHRPFYQLTTLTDRMNYCSSPINNMGWHMTVEKLLGITVPKRAQYIRVIAMELARIADHLICNSILGVDSGAYTGFLYFFQEREKIYEIYEEICGARLTTNMGRIGGMERDLSDTALAKLKKWVEEFPPVMKEFEKMFNKNRIFRDRTEGVGPLTPERALNYGFTGPNLRAAGVDYDVRVMNPYSSYEDFEFDIPVGTTGDTYDRFMVRNEEIWQSLRIIQQAIDKLPEGRYFADAPEYYLPPKKEVYRSMEALIYHFKIIMGEIEAPVGEVYHSVEGGNGELGFYLVSDGGRTPYRLHFRRPSFIYYQAYPEMCIGTTLSDAIVIMSSLNVIAGELDA, from the coding sequence ATGTCTCAAATACAAGTTACAGGGAATCAAATACAGGCTCCTGAAAATCAGCCTTTATTACAGCAAAACCCCGAAACTCCAAAGTATGTCAATGAATTGACAACACTAAACCTGGGGCCAACCCATCCAGCTACACACGGAATCTTCCAGAATGTACTGACGATGGATGGAGAAAAAATTGTGTCAGGTGTACCTACTATCGGATATATACATAGAGCTTTTGAAAAAATTGCAGAACACCGCCCTTTTTATCAACTGACAACTCTTACAGACCGAATGAACTACTGCTCCTCTCCTATTAATAATATGGGATGGCATATGACAGTAGAGAAACTTCTGGGAATTACGGTGCCTAAACGAGCACAATACATTCGTGTAATAGCTATGGAACTAGCCCGGATTGCAGATCACCTGATTTGTAATTCTATTCTTGGAGTGGACTCGGGAGCCTATACAGGATTTCTTTATTTTTTCCAGGAACGTGAAAAAATTTATGAAATCTATGAAGAAATTTGCGGAGCTCGTCTGACAACTAATATGGGACGTATTGGAGGGATGGAACGTGATCTAAGTGACACAGCTCTTGCAAAGTTGAAGAAATGGGTAGAAGAGTTTCCTCCGGTTATGAAGGAATTTGAAAAGATGTTTAACAAGAACAGAATCTTCAGAGATCGTACAGAAGGGGTAGGTCCGTTAACACCTGAAAGAGCTTTAAATTATGGTTTTACAGGTCCGAACTTACGTGCAGCAGGCGTTGATTATGATGTACGGGTTATGAATCCATATTCATCCTATGAGGATTTTGAATTTGATATACCTGTAGGTACTACTGGAGATACCTATGATCGATTTATGGTACGCAATGAAGAGATCTGGCAAAGTCTGCGTATTATCCAACAAGCAATAGATAAGCTGCCAGAAGGCCGATATTTTGCTGATGCACCGGAATATTATCTACCTCCTAAGAAAGAAGTATACCGGAGTATGGAAGCTCTTATCTATCATTTCAAGATTATCATGGGTGAGATAGAGGCTCCTGTTGGAGAGGTATATCATTCTGTAGAGGGTGGAAATGGAGAACTTGGTTTTTATCTGGTCAGTGATGGCGGACGCACACCATACCGTTTACATTTCCGCAGACCTTCTTTCATCTACTATCAGGCGTATCCAGAAATGTGTATAGGTACTACCTTATCAGATGCCATTGTGATTATGAGTAGCCTGAACGTAATTGCAGGAGAACTCGATGCATAA
- a CDS encoding SHOCT domain-containing protein: MYNQFILEELKTLKDLLQAGAITQGEFDHLKQILIDGTKASNESTETGSQTERSLSGDVYENPDEVIRYYSNETKNLLLYKQFDKAYPFVQKILSLRPEHREANRFLQEIKTYIRRDYLIGGAIGVVLASAISMVLTLDKDINLILLCIIPVLGGLLLPRVASSILIGKVSSRGMRYFISAITVIVIGCVLNVALANVFDGLEGKLINGKSDEIVGPYEMVDTTNYTVLPSDTSQMLSEVGNTQADTSNKTTVDDSWKPTENPDPIPQQPKEPQITVVEEGNPQTTAVRNILTSYYQDLSSQKFDANKYYAKKVKRFFNLQDISPQTITDEVHNNYYTDFQDAVSTIASNSLSIEPMKGGMYQADFKEVIKCFRKSANKGQTITSQVKVLFDKNMKIIYYSSRPLSTKEFGDRADEKSATKMVYYREDTNQ, translated from the coding sequence ATGTATAACCAATTTATACTGGAAGAGCTAAAAACCCTGAAAGATCTTTTACAAGCAGGAGCAATCACTCAGGGTGAATTTGATCATTTGAAACAAATTCTCATTGATGGCACTAAAGCATCTAATGAATCAACAGAAACTGGCTCTCAAACGGAAAGAAGTTTGTCTGGAGATGTGTATGAGAATCCAGATGAGGTAATTCGTTATTATTCAAACGAGACTAAAAACTTGCTTCTATATAAGCAATTTGATAAGGCCTATCCGTTTGTTCAAAAGATATTATCACTACGTCCTGAACACAGAGAGGCGAATCGTTTTTTGCAGGAAATCAAAACATATATCAGAAGAGATTATCTGATTGGTGGGGCTATTGGTGTAGTACTTGCTAGTGCTATTTCTATGGTGTTAACATTGGATAAGGATATAAATTTGATTTTACTTTGTATAATACCAGTACTAGGTGGTCTTTTATTGCCTCGTGTAGCAAGTAGCATATTGATCGGAAAAGTTAGTAGCCGCGGAATGCGCTATTTTATTTCTGCAATAACTGTTATTGTTATTGGGTGTGTGTTAAATGTAGCTTTAGCTAATGTATTTGATGGATTAGAAGGAAAACTTATCAATGGGAAATCTGATGAAATCGTAGGTCCCTATGAGATGGTAGATACCACCAACTACACAGTTCTTCCTAGTGATACATCACAAATGCTATCAGAAGTGGGTAATACTCAAGCGGATACAAGTAATAAAACTACAGTGGACGATAGTTGGAAACCAACAGAAAATCCAGATCCAATACCTCAACAACCAAAAGAACCGCAAATAACAGTTGTAGAGGAGGGAAATCCTCAAACAACAGCTGTACGTAATATACTAACTTCTTATTATCAGGATTTAAGCAGCCAGAAATTTGATGCAAATAAATATTATGCAAAAAAGGTAAAACGTTTCTTTAATCTGCAGGATATTTCTCCTCAAACAATTACTGATGAGGTGCATAATAATTACTATACTGACTTTCAAGATGCAGTAAGTACTATTGCATCTAACTCTCTGTCAATAGAACCTATGAAGGGTGGAATGTATCAGGCAGACTTTAAAGAAGTGATTAAATGTTTCCGTAAATCAGCAAACAAAGGACAAACGATTACTTCACAAGTAAAAGTGCTCTTTGATAAAAATATGAAAATCATTTATTACTCATCTCGCCCTTTATCAACAAAGGAGTTTGGTGATCGGGCAGACGAAAAATCTGCTACCAAAATGGTATACTATCGGGAAGATACCAATCAGTAG
- the hemW gene encoding radical SAM family heme chaperone HemW codes for MPSNWQGFIVKTEFFSFISAYIVRSSNILLLITTLSGLYIHIPFCKQACYYCDFHFSTNQTQKDAMVKAIIQELKLQTSYLDKPHLETIYFGGGTPSLLTYPQLTEIFDTIYSYYSVSSDAEITLEANPDDLDTKTLTNLSQLPINRLSIGIQSFYEHHLHYMHRAHTASEGEHCVKQAQDKGFQNLTIDLIYGIPHPDHSVWLNDLSKAIALNITHISAYCLTIEPQTVFGKWVQQKKINPVDEEFSALQFEMMIQYLETAGFEQYEISNFAKEGMYARHNSSYWLQKYYLGIGPSAHSYNGASRQFNVANNAAYIQAINHQTIPYTIETLSISEQINDYLLTTLRTRWGCNVELLQQKWQYDLYKHSGLLLEEYLKKGLLQREGSILKLTKAGKLLADEITAELFLIE; via the coding sequence TTGCCATCTAATTGGCAAGGTTTTATTGTTAAAACGGAATTTTTTTCGTTTATCTCTGCTTATATTGTCAGGTCTTCTAACATTCTATTATTGATTACCACATTGTCAGGTCTCTATATTCATATCCCATTTTGTAAGCAAGCTTGTTATTATTGCGACTTTCATTTTTCAACTAATCAAACCCAGAAAGATGCAATGGTAAAAGCTATTATACAGGAACTGAAGTTGCAAACTTCCTACTTGGATAAACCTCATCTGGAAACTATATATTTTGGAGGAGGTACTCCCTCTCTTTTAACCTATCCACAACTTACCGAGATCTTTGATACAATCTATTCTTATTACTCTGTAAGTTCGGATGCAGAGATTACGCTGGAGGCGAATCCGGATGATCTTGATACAAAAACTTTAACCAATCTTAGCCAATTACCCATAAATAGGCTTAGCATCGGTATTCAGTCCTTTTATGAACATCATTTGCACTATATGCATCGGGCACATACAGCATCTGAAGGGGAACACTGTGTGAAACAGGCTCAGGATAAAGGATTTCAAAATTTAACAATTGATTTAATCTATGGCATCCCTCATCCAGACCATTCTGTATGGCTCAATGATTTGTCAAAAGCTATTGCACTGAATATCACTCATATCTCAGCGTATTGCCTTACGATTGAACCACAAACAGTTTTCGGAAAATGGGTTCAACAAAAAAAGATCAATCCGGTTGACGAAGAATTCAGTGCACTTCAGTTTGAGATGATGATACAATACCTGGAAACTGCAGGCTTTGAACAATATGAAATATCAAACTTTGCTAAAGAAGGTATGTATGCACGTCACAATAGCAGTTATTGGCTGCAAAAATACTATTTAGGCATTGGTCCCTCAGCACACTCTTACAATGGAGCAAGTAGACAATTTAATGTTGCTAATAATGCAGCCTATATCCAGGCTATAAATCATCAAACTATCCCATATACCATTGAAACACTAAGTATTTCAGAACAGATTAATGATTATTTGTTGACCACTTTACGTACAAGATGGGGATGTAATGTTGAACTACTGCAACAAAAATGGCAGTATGACTTATATAAACATAGTGGGCTGCTACTTGAGGAGTATTTGAAGAAAGGCTTATTACAACGTGAAGGCTCAATTCTTAAATTGACCAAAGCAGGTAAATTGCTGGCAGATGAAATCACAGCTGAACTATTTCTTATTGAGTAA
- a CDS encoding NAD(P)H-dependent oxidoreductase subunit E has translation MTEVNTPEKVEFSPETLKKAQEIIARYPEGRQKSALLPILHLAQNEWNWLSAPVMDYVAGLLSIQPIEVYEVATFYTMFQIEPVGKYVLEVCRTGPCCLRGAENIIDYLEDKLGTKVGGTTSDGMFTLKTVECLAACGFAPVLQVRLKKEDGNYIYYENLTPEKIDNLIATEWV, from the coding sequence ATGACAGAGGTAAATACACCGGAAAAAGTAGAATTCTCACCGGAAACCCTGAAAAAAGCCCAAGAAATCATTGCTCGTTACCCGGAAGGCCGCCAGAAATCAGCACTATTGCCTATTTTGCACCTTGCACAGAATGAGTGGAATTGGTTAAGTGCTCCTGTAATGGATTATGTAGCAGGTTTGCTTAGTATTCAACCAATTGAAGTATATGAAGTAGCTACTTTCTATACTATGTTTCAGATTGAGCCTGTTGGGAAATATGTTCTGGAAGTATGTCGTACAGGTCCCTGCTGTTTACGTGGTGCAGAAAATATTATAGACTATCTGGAGGATAAGTTAGGTACTAAAGTAGGAGGTACCACTTCAGATGGAATGTTTACACTGAAAACGGTTGAATGTCTGGCAGCTTGTGGTTTTGCACCTGTATTACAGGTACGTTTGAAAAAAGAAGACGGAAACTATATTTACTACGAAAATCTGACTCCGGAAAAAATAGATAATCTGATTGCGACAGAATGGGTATAA
- a CDS encoding WG repeat-containing protein translates to MKVLILNILLLFSIASLAVTQTDDLEKALKALKEKDFNAAKVLIEQIITKNSFDAGGYYALAVYYADNDNKPHDYYKSLDYLTLAEKYYSTLTTKELTNLQKLGVTLLEMQKLKQTIGQQAVQDAIASQNPTAIDKVISKFSTLPNVVEKAIEYKNAMAFEEAKRVNTYQAFQNFYIKYPSAKQVPEAKNKYEQLLYENLTSAQSWQAYQKFYTSYPNSPYAEKAKKQYEKLYYEQNVASSTSANTIEKYLTENPNSIYSQKAKNQLQSMSSLFPIRVGDTWGFINGNGQIAIPPIYERVGNFSEGLARVRKHGKWGIINTKGKEIVPPVYELIRDFSEGVTAVIQRKKKVLEAFYIDSTGKQLFAKTYVTDGSYWPIHSFQEGLAIVEDPETHKIGFINKKGEFVVAPLFNSYVPRKGTIGTYPFSSFSEGYAWVKNEEGTGLIDKNGVFLIKGSYTQSLLDTLSAPPFYYKSFSDGMCLLEESNSSFYIDRNAKKAITIPVGFTALPFSDEVAWTYSKYDKKFYLIDNKGKTILDIPAFKVYPFHEDRAVIQKDAPANRVYFYDQTPDPTYSFIDKAGRSLFDFKFDIPHDPLFEYSSFKNGLACIILNGKQTYINKEGKIVWQSPERWN, encoded by the coding sequence ATGAAAGTCCTAATACTGAATATTCTTTTGCTTTTTAGCATTGCTTCTCTCGCTGTAACTCAGACAGATGACCTTGAAAAAGCATTAAAAGCCTTAAAAGAAAAAGATTTTAATGCGGCCAAAGTATTAATTGAACAAATTATCACTAAAAACTCATTTGATGCAGGTGGATATTATGCTCTTGCAGTCTATTATGCAGATAATGACAACAAGCCTCACGACTACTATAAGTCTCTTGATTATTTGACTTTGGCAGAGAAATATTATTCAACTCTCACAACAAAAGAACTAACAAACCTGCAGAAATTAGGAGTTACTCTTCTTGAAATGCAGAAGTTAAAACAAACTATTGGACAGCAAGCGGTACAAGATGCTATTGCATCTCAAAATCCGACAGCTATAGACAAAGTAATTTCAAAGTTTTCGACTTTACCAAATGTAGTAGAAAAGGCTATTGAATATAAAAATGCAATGGCCTTTGAAGAAGCTAAACGCGTAAATACCTATCAGGCTTTTCAAAATTTTTATATTAAATACCCATCCGCCAAACAGGTTCCGGAAGCAAAAAACAAGTACGAACAATTACTATACGAAAACTTGACATCTGCTCAGAGCTGGCAGGCTTATCAAAAGTTTTATACAAGTTATCCAAATAGCCCTTATGCAGAAAAAGCGAAAAAACAGTATGAAAAACTGTACTATGAACAAAATGTAGCCAGTTCTACTTCTGCGAATACCATAGAGAAATACCTTACAGAAAACCCTAACAGCATTTATAGTCAGAAAGCAAAGAATCAGTTACAAAGCATGTCTTCTTTGTTTCCTATCAGAGTAGGTGATACATGGGGATTCATAAATGGGAATGGGCAAATTGCTATACCTCCTATCTATGAACGAGTAGGAAACTTTTCAGAAGGATTAGCCCGTGTACGCAAACATGGTAAATGGGGAATTATCAATACAAAAGGTAAAGAAATTGTACCACCTGTATATGAACTAATACGCGATTTTAGTGAAGGGGTAACTGCAGTTATCCAACGTAAAAAGAAAGTGCTTGAAGCATTTTATATAGATAGTACAGGAAAACAACTTTTTGCCAAAACATATGTTACAGATGGATCTTATTGGCCTATTCATTCTTTTCAGGAAGGTTTAGCCATAGTAGAAGATCCGGAAACTCACAAAATTGGTTTTATAAATAAAAAAGGAGAGTTTGTTGTGGCTCCGTTATTTAACTCTTATGTACCACGAAAAGGTACTATTGGTACTTATCCTTTCTCTTCTTTCTCCGAAGGATATGCATGGGTAAAAAACGAAGAAGGAACAGGACTTATTGACAAGAATGGTGTTTTCTTAATAAAGGGATCATATACCCAGTCTTTATTAGATACATTATCAGCACCTCCTTTTTATTATAAATCATTTTCTGATGGCATGTGCTTATTGGAAGAATCCAATAGCTCATTTTATATAGATCGTAATGCCAAGAAAGCGATAACAATCCCTGTTGGATTTACAGCTCTGCCTTTTAGCGATGAAGTAGCATGGACATATTCAAAATATGATAAAAAGTTTTATTTAATTGACAACAAGGGTAAGACAATTCTGGATATTCCAGCATTCAAAGTTTATCCATTTCATGAAGACAGAGCCGTTATTCAGAAAGATGCACCAGCCAACAGGGTATACTTTTATGATCAGACTCCAGATCCAACATATTCTTTTATTGATAAAGCAGGCAGATCTTTATTTGATTTTAAATTTGATATTCCTCACGATCCCCTCTTTGAATATAGCAGCTTTAAAAATGGATTAGCTTGTATCATTCTAAATGGAAAACAAACCTATATAAACAAAGAAGGGAAAATAGTCTGGCAAAGTCCTGAACGTTGGAATTGA
- a CDS encoding NADH-quinone oxidoreductase subunit B: MSDIKMVEAPEGHSGAGFFATSFDKVIGMARANSLWPLPFATSCCGIEFMATMGSHYDISRFGSERPSFSPRQADLLMVMGTIAKKMGPIVKQVYEQMAEPRWVIAVGACASSGGIFDTYSVLQGIDRVVPVDVYVPGCPPRPEQILEGLMQIQELARNESLRRRNSEEYQLLLSSYNIK; the protein is encoded by the coding sequence ATGAGCGATATAAAAATGGTTGAAGCTCCAGAGGGGCATAGTGGTGCAGGCTTCTTTGCAACCTCGTTTGACAAAGTAATTGGAATGGCACGAGCAAATTCACTTTGGCCGTTGCCTTTTGCTACTTCGTGCTGTGGTATTGAATTTATGGCGACAATGGGCTCGCATTACGATATTTCCCGTTTTGGTTCTGAACGTCCCAGCTTCTCACCCCGTCAAGCCGACCTTTTGATGGTAATGGGAACTATCGCAAAAAAAATGGGTCCTATAGTAAAACAGGTATATGAACAGATGGCAGAGCCGCGTTGGGTAATAGCAGTAGGCGCCTGTGCATCCAGCGGAGGGATTTTCGATACCTATAGTGTACTGCAAGGTATTGATCGTGTAGTTCCAGTAGATGTATACGTACCAGGTTGTCCTCCTCGGCCAGAACAAATACTGGAAGGCTTGATGCAAATTCAGGAGCTGGCAAGGAATGAATCCTTACGCCGCCGCAACAGTGAAGAATACCAACTCTTATTGTCTTCTTACAACATCAAATAA